GGGGCTTAGGTGCAATTATTGGCGGAGTGCTCGCGCTTGTTGCAAGAGCATTCTTTTGATTGCCTTCTGAGTAAGCTCTTTCGCTAATATTCTCCTGAATATCAGCCGCTTTAACTCCAAATATGACTACACCTGCTGCTTTTGGCCTTGTAATGATGACCATAGGCATGTGGTTTATAGGCCAATATTTGAGCAAAAAAGACTTTAATAAATTTTGCCTGTCTGTTCTTGCCGTATTGATCGGTAATTGTCTGTTCAACCTTTTTTCAGGTTGAATGAAGGCGAATTTATTTTCCATAGCGCTCTGGCATACAGCAATCACATCGATGGTTTCATCATTCATGCTGTCGCTCCTTGAGCAAACTGCTTTTGAATCCACGTCAACCCTTTTCCAGTGATCAGGGTGCGTGCATAGATATGGTTTTCGCCTCTCGGGTCTTCATACTGCCGCTCAATCACGCGAAAGCGCCCTGCCTCAATCTGTTCTTGATACGGTAAATTGTTCTTCATCAATAAACGGCGCTCACGCAACCAGGAAAAAAGCCTTTTAGGCCCAGTGCCCATGACTTTGGCTACTTCTTGCACCGTTTGAGCATTGATCGCTTTTCCAACATGATCATAAAAATCCGCTTTAGGTTTTAATTCTTCCACCTGGCTTCGCAGCACCCCGACTTCTTCGGTATACGTCAGTAGTGCTGTGCGTAGCTGTTTTGGATCACTAAGCAAACTGTGCAAATCTATTGCAGGTAAATGAGTGCGGCGCTCGCATTCAATGAAATATTGTCTGGCTTGCTTGCCTTTTTCGTTGCGCTCGACCATTGACAGCTCTTTCGCCATCCCCAAAGCCAAGTGATATTCTTTGCGATACTTAGTTCCGCTCGGTAGCTTCACCCCCATTTCGGTGAGCAGATAATCTTGGTTTTGAATAAAGCCGTACTGCGTGATGCGATCTTTAATCCAGGTCGAAAAATCTTTTCTGATGCCTAAAAATGCGTGCAAGTCACGCGCATTTACAGTCGGCACAGAAGTACCTCGAAGCTCCGTAGGAGTAATAGCTATCAACATTTCTTTGTACCCTTCCTATTACAGTTTTTTCTGCCTTACTCTGTAAAACCACCAGTGACTGATTTAACTTTCTTACGTGGATTGTTTTTTCGGCTACGCCTGCTATAACTTTCCTTTACGTCAATCATCACAACAGCCAAATTTGTTCTAACAGGCGACAACTACCCGATGCTTCATCAACTCCATCAAACATCACTTGTCAATTTAATTAAACAATATGGGCGCGACGATGTCAAGAGAATTAATCAAATTAATTCTCTCTAGTAGGCTTACGGCAATAAAAAAGTGTTTTTGTAGACTGGATAGGAAGCAAGAAAGAGGTCTAGCTCCTCCCACGCAAATTATTTTCGTTAGATGCGTTCGCTTTGCTTATGGACAATACGACCGAGGACAAAAGTTTCCTCGGTAATTGGTTTGTCCCTATAAATTCTCTTATCTGGATTGTCAGAGGCAGCCAACCACTGATTGTTTACTTTAAAAAGACGCCTAACCACGGCTTCGCCCTCGTCATTAATAGCAAAGGCAACCCCATCTCTGGGCTTAACATCAGCGGTATTAACAACAACCCAATCCCCATCATATAGACCCGGCTCCATAGCCGAGCCCGTTACTTTAATAGCGAAGAGTTCTTCCGGGTTAAAGTCGTTTTTTTTATACCATTCTTGGGAAAAAAGGATTGGTGCCATATTGTCTCCGATTGACTCAGTGGAAAATTCACGTGAGCCTTCGAAGAACTTAATATGCACTCTGTAAACTACAAAACAATTACCACCTTCATATTCAGTCTGCCCGACTTTCTCGCCCCATTCTTTAGTCCCAATTCCCGTTGCAAGCCATTCAGGACGCACTCGTAAAGCCTTAGATACCTTGACCAAGTTTTTTCCCGATGGCTCAGTTACATTACCGGTAAACCAAAGAGAAATGGTTGCACGTGAAATTTTTGCACGCCTCGAAAGCTCCGCCTGCGTAAGCTCGTGCTCGTCGAGTAAGGACTGTAATCTATCTTTGAAGTTCATGTTAAGTACATTAAACGCTTGATTGATTAATGTGATTGACGTATTATTGTTTGATAGAATTGACATCCGGGCTCAGAACACCATGCTCATTTCAAAACAGCAAGCTATACGAGTATTTGGTAGTGGCGCCAACCTCGGGCGTGCTATCGGCATAACCCGTAGCGCTATCTCTCAGTGGCCTGATAGATTGGACCAGAGGCAAACTGATTTGGTTATTGGTGCTGCACTTCGCCTTGGCAAACTACTGCCTGAGAGCTACGAAATACTTATTAAGTTATCGCAAGTTTCCAACGCGAGACCTTCAACCCATCGAGCTCGCCCAAATTAAGGAATAGTCTAAATGCGTACTGAAAAAGCCTCTGTCGAACAGGATTGCAGCTTCTGTGATCGAGAAGGAGGAAGATCAAGCCGGTCGCCAAAACTTCTGTGGATCATTCGCAAACCAAAACTCTTCGAGCAGTTTGGATGTATGCCGAAAAAATTGCTCTTGAATGGCTTCCAAAGTTTTACCGTGAACGGGGAGCAAGACTTCTGCCGAGATTCTTTCTCGCACTCCAGAATTCATACGTTCAAAAGCTGCCTTGGCAAGCACCCTATTATTTTGTGGCTCTAAAACTAATGAGCCAAGTTTAATTTCGTTCTCAATCATATGTGCTTTGTAATGAGTTGGTGATGTCGTGAACCAAAAACGCGAAAAATGCACAGAAGAAATAAAGCTGCACTTGGGCGAAAAGCTCAAGGCTGATCTAAAAGAGTTAGCAGCACTCAAAGGCCACGATTCGTTAAGCCCGTTCATCCGTAATATTCTTCGTGAATTCATATACGGCAAGCTTAGTCCGAATCGTGATTTATTGGCAGGGACCGTTCGGGACGAATAAGGCCGCAGATCAAGGGATTGAACAGTAATAGACTATTAGATAAGGGAAAACTTAAAAATGAAGCGTCCATCCTTCCGATTCTACCCTGCCGATTGGCATACAGACACTGCTTTGCAAGATCGCTCAGTGGTGGCGTGCGCATCTGCATATAAGGCTTGCGAATGAGCCAGAAACCCAATATCTGGATGCCGCTTTATATCGCCGATTATCTGGCGGACACAACGCGGCTAACCACTGAACAGCACGGGGCTTACCTGCTGCTAATCATGGATTACTGGCGCAATGGTGCACTGCCGGATGATGATGCTGCGCTTGCAAATATCACACGCCTTTCCCTATCGCATTGGAAAAAGCAGCGTGGCGTGTTGTCCAGACTATTCCAAGTTGGTCACGACGAATGGCGTCACAAGCGCATTGATACCGAATTGGAGCGAGTCGCTAGAAATTCAGTCAAGCATACGGAACGCGCTCGCAAAGCAGCGACTAAACGATGGTCCAAGCAATCCTTAGAAGATGCTACAAGCAATGCTTGCAGCAATGCCAGTGCAATGCTTGATGAATGCCCTTCACAATCACATTCATATTCACCTTCTTCTTCGAAGAAAGAAGGGGATAAATCCCCTTCAACCCCTCGGGCACGCGAAAAGCTGGCGGTGACGTTGCCAGACTGGCTGGCGAAAGAGGACTGGTTGGCCTTTGCCGAGCATCGAAAGCGGCTGAAAGCACCGATGAGCGAAGTGGCCCAAGTACGAGCGATAGCCGAGCTTTCGCGACTTCGAGACAACGGCCATGACCCAAGCGCCGTGCTCAACCAGAGCATCGTGAACGGCTGGAAAGGGCTGTTTGACCTCAAGCGCCATGAAGCGCACGGGTTCAACCGGCAGGCGATGTTGGAAGCGCGCAATGCCCAAGCCTGCCTTGAGGCCAAGGCGCTGATTTTTGGGGAGAGCGCTGATGCAATCCTGTGATTTTGCTGCTTTCGGCCAGATGCTGCAAGCAATTATGGCGATGTACGGACGGGATTTGTCCCCCGCTCTGGTGGCGCTGTACTGGCAAGGCTTGCAAGCGTATGATCTCGCCGCTGTACGCGAAGCGCTCAACCGGCATGTGAACAACCCCGATACGGGCCAGTTCATGCCCAAAATCGCCGATATTCACAAGATGCTGCAAGGCTCTACGCAAGATGCTGCGTTGACTGCTTGGAGCAAAGTAGACCGAACCATGCGTGAGAAAGGCCCTTACCCAAGCATCGTGTTCGACGACCCGTTGATTCATCGTGTGCTTTCCGAGATGGGTGGCTGGGTGCAACTCAGCACAAAGCATGAAGATGACTGGCCGTTTGTACGCAACGAATTTGTGAACCGTTACCGTGGATACCGGGTGCGCAGCGAAGTGCCTGACTATCCACCCGTGTTGATTGGCATCGCAGAAATGACGAATCAACAACTTGGGTTTGAAGTCGCACCGCCGCTTTTAGTCGGCAGTGCTGCCATGGCGCAGCAAGTCATGCGCCAAGGAACCGATCAACCGCTGCTTGAATTCACACTGCTAAACGTAAAAAATTTACCCGTGCTTTTGCAAAACGAAGCTCAACAAATCGCCGCTTAATCTTTTTCATTTCAAACAAACAAATGCTTAACGCAATCATCTTCACGATCCCAGGCCAGCCCATTGCCAAAGGCCGTGCTCGCTCGTGTATCCGTAACGGCCACATCGCGCACTACACCCCAGAAAAAACAGTGCGATATGAAAACCTTGTGAAGCTTGCTGCTCAGAAAGCGATGGACGGACAAAGCCCAATCGAATCTGCCATAGCGCTGATTGTACGAGCATTCCTACCGACTCCAGCCAGTTGGAGCCTTAAAAAGCAGCGAGCGGCAGCAATCGGCGAATTCATGCCTACCAAACGCCCAGACCTGGATAACATCGTCAAAGCGGTTAAGGACGGCGCGAACGGTGTCACCTGGAAAGATGATTCACAAGTCATCGACGTACACGCCAGCAAGCGATATGGCGCGCCCCGCGTTGAAGTCGAGGTGAGGGTAAGCTAATGAAGCAAAGCACAGGTTCATGGCGGAGCATTCCCGAGTGGGTCGAGTATGAAATACAAAATTGGGTTCGCTGGTGCTGGTCTGGCCCCTGGCCGCATCCTCTGCCGCCTACGCAATGTGCATCGGCTGAGCGTTACTATCGTGCGCCAAGTGATCTAGGCGAGGCCGAAACGTCTCTCCCTCCACCCTACGCCCCGAATGCCAAGATTGTGCAGCGGGCTTACGTTGCGATGCTGAAACAGGAGCAACACGTGATGAAAGCTGAGTACATTAATCCGTGGGAGTCTGGTCGAATACACTATGGCAGAACTGGCGCTGCGCGACGCCTCAAAATGTCGCTTGCCACTTATGAAACCATTTTAAGAAGCGGATGCTATCGAATCGAAAGGGCTTTTGGATGAAATATGCGCGGGAGATTATGGACCTGATGAGTGCGTATCCTGAACGGAATTTTAAAATGATTGAAATCGTGCGACACGCTAATCCGAATCCAAAAAGTAAGAAAGAGCGCTGTGCTACCCATCGAGGGGTATTACGCGTTTTGGATACGCTCACCGAGATGGGAAGAATATTTAAAATACCTTCGCGGGCAGGCAACGGAGGCTATACGCTTTATCGATGGAAAACCACGACATGAACTTTTGCAAACCGCGACAAAAACCACGACAATGGCGGTGGGAAAAACCGCCCTAAAAATTCAGTCGCTTTTTTGAGTGGGTTTTTGCAGGTGTTTTTCTCAATGATTTTCAGCCTCAGGCAGCCTAGACGCTGCCTTTTTTATGCCTGTTTGCTTTACCTTTAACGATGGCTCGGACTAGCAAATACACGATTGCTCTAGCGAAAAAGATTTGTGAGCGCTTGATGGCCGGTCAAAGTTTGCGCTCTATCTGTGCGCAAAAGGGAATGCCCGACCAGGTGACTGTATATCGTTGGTTAGAAAAATCTGAACCATTTCGCAAGCAATACACGCACGCGCGCGAAGTGCAGGCCGACACGCTCGCCGATGAGGTTCTGGATATTGCCGACGACGCTACTCAGGATATGCAAGTCGACGAGCAAGGCAATGAACGCGTGCGCCACGAAGCCGTACAACGCTCTAAACTCCGCGTCGATGCTCGTAAATGGCTCGCTGGGCAATTAGCTCCCAAGAAGTACGGCGACCGCATCCAGCAGAATATCAGCGGCGCACATGATGGCCCAATTGAACAAAAAATCACCCTCGTCGATGAAGCCCAAGTCAAAGCCACCGTCGCTCACCTTGAGGAAAACTATTGATCCCGAGGTGCTTCGGGCGGTCGCTAAGGCCAAATGTGAGCACAGTCACCTCTTTTTCACTCGGTATTTCTTTAAACACCGCCAGGGCATTCCGTTTCATCTGAACTGGCACCATGCGTTGATTGCCGATACGGTGCAGAAAGTCATCGATGGCGAGTTTAAGAATGTTGTGATTAATGTGCCGCCAGGCTCTTCCAAGACTGAGCTGGTGGCGATTAACTTGATCGCACGGGGCTTAGCGCTGAATCCTCGAGCGCGCTTTTTGCATATTTCGTATTCTGACGATCTGGCCTTACTCAATTCTGAAATGGCGCGAGAAATTATCCGTAGCGAGGAATATCAAGCGCTGTGGCCGCTCGCGATTGCTCAGGATGCTAAGAGTAAAAAACGCTGGAATGTGCTGCTCGACGGTAAGAAGGCCGGTGGCGTCTACGCGGTCTCATTGGGCGGTCAGATTACCGGTTTTAGAGCTGGCCACATGGCGCCAGGCTGGCAAGGCGCGCTCATCATTGATGACCCGCTTAAAGTCGAAGATGCGTACAGCAAAGCCGCCCGCGACAAAGCAAATCGTAAGCTCGTATCCACCGTTAAAAGCCGTAAAGCGCAGCCAGATACACCGATTGTTGTGATTATGCAGCGCTTAGCCCAGGAAGACCCCACCGGCTTTATCCAAATGGGCAAAGTGCCTGGCGATTGGACCTTCGTTTCGATTCCCGCCCTGTTGGATGATACGTATGTGGCTGCCCTCCCCTCTAACTATCGAGACAAGATAGACACCTCGCGACGAGATGAACACGGGCGCTTTAGCTACTGGCCGTACAAAGAGCCGCTTAACGATTTATGCGCGCTTGAACAGGCGGATCGCTATGTGTTCACGAGCCAGTACCAGCAGCAGCCTAGAGCACTCGGGGGCGATCTCATCAAAAGTGAATGGTTTTCATATTACGAAACGCCGCCCCGCATTCGCCTGCGCAAAATGTATGCCGATACCGCACAAAAGACCGCTGAGCACAACGATTACAGCGTATTTCAGCTATGGGGCTTAGGCGAAGACAATCGCTTGTACTTGCTCGATCTCATCCGCGGCAAATGGCCTGCGCCTGAACTTAAGCGCCGTGCGATTGCCTTTTGGAATAATCATAAACCCTATGACCATAAGACCAGCGCACCCTTAGCGCAACTGCTGGTCGAGGATAAATCCTCAGGCACAGGTCTGATTCAAGATATTCAAGAAGATGGGCATATTCCCGTTAAAGGCATTCCTCGTGGCACCGATAAGCTTACCCGCATCATGGGCGTGCTGGCTTACATTGAGTCAGGACGCATTGTGCTACCCAAAACAGCGCCTTGGGTGAAGGACTTTATTGCCGAATGCGAGGCCTTCACGGCCAATAATACGCACGCACACGATGACCAGATTGATCCGATGATTGATGCGATTACCGATTGTTTAGCGAAAAGCTCGGATTGGTCGGGATGGACTTAGAGGGAAGTTTAGGAAGGTGGGCGCTCAGTATCCCTAGCGGGCCACTGGAGATCAATCCAATGAAGGGAGTACCAAACGCCCGATTCTTATTTTACCCGAATTCACTATTTAGGTTAAATTTTGTCAAAAAAACATAAAAACAAAGGGGCGCAAGCGATACCCGCCTTGGCAGTCCAGCCAACGGACATCACCCAAGATAGCCTCACCAATCTCGTCGCAGGCCTGATGAATAGCCGCGACAAGATGGCGTATAACCATTATGCGTTTCGCAAAACGATTAGCCGCTCCGAGCTTGCCACGATGTATCGCTCAAATTGGCTGGCGCGCAAAATCATCGATGCGCCGGCTGAGGATATGACGCGGGAATGGCTGAGCCTCGAGACCAAAGATGAAAGCAGTAAAGACACACTAGAAGCCGCTGAAAAGCGCTTTAAGCTCGTCACACTCTTAACGAATAATCTCAAATGGGGTCGGCTCTTTGGTGGCTCGGCGCTCTATATGAGCTTAGCGGGTGAGGACCCCGAGACGCCATTAGAGACTGAACGTATCCGCAAAGGCGCACTACAGGGTTTTCTCGTTCTGGATCAACACCAACTCACAGTAGATAAGCAACCTTCCTTGGTTGACTTAAACCGCCCCGAATATTGGCGTCCTGAGCATTATCGCGTTGCCGATACCCAGCAAATCATTCATGCCAGCCGCCTTATCTTCTCCGATGGCGCACTGGTGCCGGTCAGTGATTTAAAGCAGCAAGGATTTTGGCACGATAGCGTACTGCAAGCTCTTTACGACGAACTGCAACGCGGTGATACGGTCGCCAGCGGCACCGCCAGCATGTTCTTTGAAATGTGCGTTGATATTTTAAAAATTAATGGACTCACGAACAAGCTGAATAGCGATGAAGGCACACGCGAAGTTCAAAAGCGTTTTGAAGTCACCAATACGGCCAAATCCTTTAACCGGATGATGCTGCTCGATAGCGCCGATGACTATCAGCAAAAAACCATCAACTTTGGCGGAGTCAGCGAAGTCGCTACGATGTTTTTACAGCGTATTTCGGGTGCGGCAGACATTCCTGCGACACGTCTATTGGGCCAATCGCCAACCGGCCTGAGCGCCACAGGGGAAAGCGATATTCGTAACTACTACGATGCGCTCAAAGCCAAGCAAGAAAACATCTTACGTCCTCAAGTCGAAAAGATTTACGACGTGATGGCGATGTCTGAGCTGGGCCATCCGCTCAAAGACCTCGTGATCGAATTTAATCCGCTCTGGCAATTGTGTGAAGCGGAGCGGGCCAACGCTGAAAAAATCCGCGCTGAGACCGATCAAATTTATCTGATGCAAGGGGTGATTCACGAAGCGCATAGCCTCAAACGCCTCAAAGCCAATGATACCTATGCGATTACCGATGAAGATTTAGACGAAGCGCAGGCACTCGCGCAAGAATTAGACATACCGGATGAACCTGACGCTACCCGCCCTGATCAAGGCACACTTCAAGCACACGACAAAACGCCAGTCTAAGCGCCCTCGCGTACTACGGTCAGCAAAACTCAACCGTCGAGCCGAAGTCGCTTACCGCAATCAGTTGTTGAGCCTGGTGAAACAGATGCATCAGCGCGTTAAAGAAGAGATTTTTCCGATCTTGAAAGAACCAGAGGACGGCTATACGCAGGATGCGTTATCAGAATCGCTAGTTCAACGGATTCAAGCCGCGTTAGAGCGTGTGTCTCGAGCCTTTCTAGCGTTGATTGCCCACGCACACCGTTGGGCGCACCGCATGGTCGAGCAGGTCGATGAAGACAACCGCACGGCGCTGATTGGCAGTATTCGCTATGCCTTTGGCATCGATATCGCCCCATTACTGAATATTCCGACGCTCAATGCACCGGTGCAGTTAGCAATGGCGACGAATGTCCACTTGATCCAGTCGATTCCACAGCGTTACTTTGAATCACTCCGCACCTCCATTTTAACCGGCGTTCTGGAAGGACGGCGCTATACGGAGCTGGCCGTAGACATCCAGAAATTAACCGGTGCAACCGGAAAACGCGCCCGCCTGATTGCTCGAGACCAAACCGCTAAAACCCATGCGGCAATTGCCCAAGCCCGACAAACGGCGCTTGGGATCACCGAATACGAATGGCAAACCAGTGGCGATGAACGCGTACGAGACAGTCACGCGGACAAAGATGGCAAACGATTTAAATGGGAGAACCCACCTGAGTCCGGCCACCCTGGTCACGAGATTGCTTGCCGCTGTGTCGCCTTACCCATTATTGACTTAACATGATCGAAATTTTAGATAGTCTACCCTCTGAGCGAAGATACACGCCAGAGGGTTTTTTAATTGCGCCCGCCAAGCTCGCACGCTGCGGCATTCAGCCGTATCGCGCCGTCGAGTTTTCTGACGGGACCGGCGATCCAATGCGCATTCTGAATATCTATCGCCCGCCTGAAGAGGTCTTTGCGCCCGAATCTCTGGCTTCTTATGAAGGCGCGCCGCTCACGAACGACCATCCACCCTCTTTCTTTGTCACAGCCGATAACTGGCGACATCTCGCGCTGGGCTTTGTACGCAATATCCGGCAGCAAGAGGGTTATGTGATCGGTGATTTAGTGGTGCAGGACAAAAGCACCATTGCCCTGATTGAAAGCGGCAAGGTGGGCCTTTCCGCCGGTTATCAATCCAACAAAGAGATGATCTCTGGCGTGACCCCAGATGGGCAGCCCTATGACGGTATTCAAAGAAATATTCGCGTTAATCATATCGCGCTCACGCGCACCCCTCGTTGCGGTCCCACCTGCCGCATTGAAGATTCTAACTCTCATGGAGAACCTCTTATGTCTGACACACCCGATCAAACCACGACTCAAAGCACCGATACAACAACCGCTGTTCAGACAGCCCCTACGCCTTGCCATGACTGCGGCGAGATACAAAATCAAATGGATACGCTGACTGAAACGATTAAAAAACTTGAAGCCGAAAACCAGACGCTCCGCCAAAAGGAAGCTACCCCCGCGGTGCGCGATGCCTGGATTGCCGACTGGGCTGAAACGGTGACCGATGCTAAGCAGTTAATGCCCATGATCACGACGACCGATAAAAGTTGTCATGCAATCCGGCACGAAGTGGTTAAGCAGCTTTATCCAAAGCACAAACCCGTGGTCGATGCGCTGTTAGCCGGACACACCCTCGATAGTGCCGACGATGCCATGATTCAACGGGCTTTTAAGGTGTTAAGCGCTCTGCCTCAAAGCACCCCACGCCGTGATCCGGTTCTAGATGCACTGAACACCCAACTGAACACCGATAGCCGCCCGTTAGACCCACAGACTGCCCGCACGCAATACATTCAGCAGCTACAAGCGACCTATACCGCTTAACTTTTTTATTCAATCAGGAGTTTTTATGTCGATTCAATTATCCGAGTATGGCGATACGCAGCTTGACCGTGGCATCCCTGGACTCGAGGCCGATAATGGCCCCAACAGTATTGTGAACCGCCGTAATGCCAGCACCACTGAGATTGACTTTGGTTTAGCCGTTGCCGCAGGCGCTGACGCAGATACTGCGGTGTTGCCTTCTACAGGCTGCCGCATCATCGGTTTGAGCGTACGCCACGCTACGATGCAAGCGAATCAAACCGGCAACGTCAGCTATGCGCCCAAAGCTACCGTACCCGTCATGGAAATTGGACGGCTTTGGGCCATCGCTCAAACGGCGGTCAGTCCTGGAGATCCTGTGACCACCGATGCCAACGGCGCACTGTCGACTGGCACAGCGATAGCAGTTCCTGGCGCTGTATGGGAAACCCAAGCCGCAGCCGGAGCGATTGCGCGTGTTCGGATTAACCTCTTCTTCACGCCTAATACGATCCCACCTACGTCATCCACGTCTAAGAAAAAAGAGTCAGACGACAGCGCATCGAGCGTTTCCTAACCCCCCATTCACTTTCCAGAGATTTCATCATGTCTAATCAAATGATTGCCGATGCGCTCAACCGCACCTCCCTTTTACGCACGCCAGAATTTACTCTAGATTCATCTCACGCCCTCGCCTTCTTAACCGGCCAGCTTGAATTCGTTGAAACTCAGATTTATCAGAAAAAGCGCGCGCCGCTCGATTATGAGGCACTGATCCCTATTTCAACCGCAGCCGGTCAATGGGCCACTTCGATTACCTATCGCATGAAGGATTTTGCCGGTCAAGGCCAGCGCCATAGCGGCAAAGGCGATGATATTCCTCGCGTCGATGTTCATTATCAGAAAAATACCATACCGGTCGTCTCAGGAGCGATTGGCTATGCCTATACGTTTGATGAGTTGCGCATGTCCGCTAAATTAAACTTAGCGATTGATCAGGATCGCGCTGAAGCCGCTTTTTATGCCTATCGCGCCCATCTCAACCAGGTGGGATTATTTGGCGAAAAAGAACTTACGGGTTTATTCAACTCTCCCTCTGTCCCTCAAGTACAAGCGGGTCTCGGTAGCTGGACAACGGCGACGCCTGAACAGGTTTTAAAAGAACTCAATGAAGCGATTACGCAAGTTTGGACACAGACCAAGCGCAATAGCACACCCAATACGATTATTCTGCCAGGCTCTCACTATGCTCATCTCGCGAGCACTCCACGCAGCAAAGGATCGGATAAAACTATTTTGCAGTACGTGCGCGAAAACAACATCGCCAAAGCCGAGAAGAATATCGATATTGACTTTAGAGGCGGCATTGACCTCGATCGCGCGGGTCAAAATCAAAGCGCTCGCATGGTCGTCTACGAAAAAGATCCCGTTAACCTCGTCTTTCATATCCCCATGCCCCTGATGTTCCATGCGCCTGAGCAACGTGGAATGGAATTACTTGTTAACGGCGAATACAAATACTCCGGTGTTGAATTCCGCTATCCGAAATCGGCTTTGTATATCGACGGGATTTAAATGGCTATTACGCCCGCTGACGTTAAAGCGCGCTTTCCTGTGCTCGATGCCGTGGAGGATGCGCAGCTTCAACTCCTGATTGACGATACGCGCCCCTTCTTTAATATCGAACGCTGGGGCAAATTTTACCCGCGGGGGGCGTGCTTGCTGGTCGCTCATTTTTGGACCCTGCAGCAGAAGTTTGATAAAGGCGAAACGGCTCCGATTCATGCCGTGACGTCTCGTAAAGCGGGCGAGGTTCAGCTTAGCTATGCCTCTCCCAGCCCGCTAGAGATGCAAGATGCGTGGCTCGCGAGCACCAACTATGGCCAACAATATCTTAGCTTACGCAAGCAGGTGGGCTTTGGTGCGCTCGTGGTGTGACGATGAACTTTTCTAAATTGGATGCGCTGCTCAATCGAATCAAAGCGCTCGGGCAAAAAGAAATCTGTGTGGGCGTCATTGCTAAAACTGCGCCACGCACCGATCAAAAAGCCCGCTTCAGTAACGCTCAAATCGCTGCTGTGCATGAATTTGGCGCACCCAACAAAGGGATTCCCGCACGGCCCTTTTTAAGATCGACGTTGATTCGAAATAAGCAAGCCTATACCGATACACTCGCCACACAGATGCGTAAGGCGGTGAGGCAGAAGCAATCGCCCGAGCAGGCGTATCAGCAGGTGGGCTTTAAAGCGGCCCGCGACGTGCAACAAGAAATCCGCCACGGCTCTCATGCGCCCCTCAAAGCCTCAACGATTCAGCGCAAAAAGTCCAGCCAGCCACTGATCGATATTGGCCAACTGCACCAGTCGATCACTTCTATTGTGCGAGATGTCGATGAATCTTAAGGCGCTATTTGATGAAAGCGAGTTGACGCAACGCCTTACTCTTTCCCGCCGATATGGTCAGCATCATCCCGATCATGGCGAGTGGTTAGAACAGTATTACATGCTCGAGATCACCGCGATTGTCTATCCCGCAGGGCAAGATGATTTGCTGAAGCTGCCCGAAGGCGAGCGCTATTTGCCCGCGATTCGGATTCTGAGCCTAGACCCTTTAGTAGAAGGTGATATTGCGCTGCATCAAAACCATCGTTGGCGCTTAACTCAGCTCTC
The Mycoavidus cysteinexigens genome window above contains:
- a CDS encoding structural cement protein Gp24; its protein translation is MSIQLSEYGDTQLDRGIPGLEADNGPNSIVNRRNASTTEIDFGLAVAAGADADTAVLPSTGCRIIGLSVRHATMQANQTGNVSYAPKATVPVMEIGRLWAIAQTAVSPGDPVTTDANGALSTGTAIAVPGAVWETQAAAGAIARVRINLFFTPNTIPPTSSTSKKKESDDSASSVS
- a CDS encoding DUF2213 domain-containing protein, whose amino-acid sequence is MIEILDSLPSERRYTPEGFLIAPAKLARCGIQPYRAVEFSDGTGDPMRILNIYRPPEEVFAPESLASYEGAPLTNDHPPSFFVTADNWRHLALGFVRNIRQQEGYVIGDLVVQDKSTIALIESGKVGLSAGYQSNKEMISGVTPDGQPYDGIQRNIRVNHIALTRTPRCGPTCRIEDSNSHGEPLMSDTPDQTTTQSTDTTTAVQTAPTPCHDCGEIQNQMDTLTETIKKLEAENQTLRQKEATPAVRDAWIADWAETVTDAKQLMPMITTTDKSCHAIRHEVVKQLYPKHKPVVDALLAGHTLDSADDAMIQRAFKVLSALPQSTPRRDPVLDALNTQLNTDSRPLDPQTARTQYIQQLQATYTA
- the terL gene encoding phage terminase large subunit, which codes for MKPKSKPPSLTLRKTIDPEVLRAVAKAKCEHSHLFFTRYFFKHRQGIPFHLNWHHALIADTVQKVIDGEFKNVVINVPPGSSKTELVAINLIARGLALNPRARFLHISYSDDLALLNSEMAREIIRSEEYQALWPLAIAQDAKSKKRWNVLLDGKKAGGVYAVSLGGQITGFRAGHMAPGWQGALIIDDPLKVEDAYSKAARDKANRKLVSTVKSRKAQPDTPIVVIMQRLAQEDPTGFIQMGKVPGDWTFVSIPALLDDTYVAALPSNYRDKIDTSRRDEHGRFSYWPYKEPLNDLCALEQADRYVFTSQYQQQPRALGGDLIKSEWFSYYETPPRIRLRKMYADTAQKTAEHNDYSVFQLWGLGEDNRLYLLDLIRGKWPAPELKRRAIAFWNNHKPYDHKTSAPLAQLLVEDKSSGTGLIQDIQEDGHIPVKGIPRGTDKLTRIMGVLAYIESGRIVLPKTAPWVKDFIAECEAFTANNTHAHDDQIDPMIDAITDCLAKSSDWSGWT
- a CDS encoding phage head morphogenesis protein; its protein translation is MNLTLPALIKAHFKHTTKRQSKRPRVLRSAKLNRRAEVAYRNQLLSLVKQMHQRVKEEIFPILKEPEDGYTQDALSESLVQRIQAALERVSRAFLALIAHAHRWAHRMVEQVDEDNRTALIGSIRYAFGIDIAPLLNIPTLNAPVQLAMATNVHLIQSIPQRYFESLRTSILTGVLEGRRYTELAVDIQKLTGATGKRARLIARDQTAKTHAAIAQARQTALGITEYEWQTSGDERVRDSHADKDGKRFKWENPPESGHPGHEIACRCVALPIIDLT
- a CDS encoding DUF1073 domain-containing protein, with the translated sequence MSKKHKNKGAQAIPALAVQPTDITQDSLTNLVAGLMNSRDKMAYNHYAFRKTISRSELATMYRSNWLARKIIDAPAEDMTREWLSLETKDESSKDTLEAAEKRFKLVTLLTNNLKWGRLFGGSALYMSLAGEDPETPLETERIRKGALQGFLVLDQHQLTVDKQPSLVDLNRPEYWRPEHYRVADTQQIIHASRLIFSDGALVPVSDLKQQGFWHDSVLQALYDELQRGDTVASGTASMFFEMCVDILKINGLTNKLNSDEGTREVQKRFEVTNTAKSFNRMMLLDSADDYQQKTINFGGVSEVATMFLQRISGAADIPATRLLGQSPTGLSATGESDIRNYYDALKAKQENILRPQVEKIYDVMAMSELGHPLKDLVIEFNPLWQLCEAERANAEKIRAETDQIYLMQGVIHEAHSLKRLKANDTYAITDEDLDEAQALAQELDIPDEPDATRPDQGTLQAHDKTPV